The following are encoded together in the Desulfovibrio desulfuricans DSM 642 genome:
- the trmFO gene encoding methylenetetrahydrofolate--tRNA-(uracil(54)-C(5))-methyltransferase (FADH(2)-oxidizing) TrmFO, translating into MQIMSIAVVGGGLAGCECALHLARAGHSVTLFEQKPGHRSAAHISEHLAELVCSNSLRSDELTSGVGLLKAEMRALGSDFMELADAHRVPAGKALAVDREAFARAMTERVAAQANITLVEHQAASLDDPVLAPFTGEGRAVVLAAGPMASEGLSASLAEAVGATHCYFYDAIAPIVWTHSLNMDVVFRASRYGQENGEADGEGDYLNCPMSRDEYDVFYAALLEAQKVSAHEFEQEKHFEGCMPVEALAERGPRTLTFGPLKPVGFVDPRTGRRPWAILQLRAEKANSETCNLVGCQTKLTQGEQVRVFRLVPGMENAEFARFGSMHRNTYVNAPDVLAPDLSLRARPGVYLAGQITGVEGYVESAASGLWLALLLNARARGLELPHPPVESALGGLLNHLRTPVKHFQPSNAHFGLVPELGERARKKDRKALYSTRAQETFGEWIAAQREAGAI; encoded by the coding sequence ATGCAGATTATGTCCATAGCCGTAGTGGGCGGCGGCCTCGCCGGGTGCGAATGCGCCCTGCATCTGGCCCGCGCTGGTCACTCCGTAACCCTGTTTGAACAAAAGCCGGGCCACAGGTCGGCTGCCCATATCAGCGAGCATCTGGCCGAGCTTGTATGCTCCAACTCCCTGCGGTCAGATGAACTCACATCCGGCGTGGGCCTGCTCAAGGCCGAAATGCGCGCCCTGGGCAGTGATTTTATGGAACTGGCCGATGCCCACCGCGTGCCCGCTGGCAAGGCTCTGGCTGTTGACCGCGAGGCTTTTGCCCGCGCCATGACCGAACGAGTGGCGGCGCAGGCCAATATTACGCTTGTGGAACATCAGGCTGCATCGCTGGATGACCCGGTGCTCGCGCCCTTTACGGGCGAGGGCAGGGCAGTTGTGCTGGCTGCCGGGCCCATGGCCTCCGAGGGCCTTTCCGCCTCACTGGCAGAAGCAGTGGGCGCAACCCACTGCTATTTTTATGATGCCATCGCGCCCATTGTGTGGACGCACTCCCTTAATATGGATGTGGTGTTCCGCGCCTCCCGCTATGGTCAGGAAAACGGCGAGGCCGATGGTGAGGGCGACTATCTCAACTGCCCCATGAGCCGCGACGAATACGATGTTTTTTATGCGGCCCTGCTGGAAGCGCAAAAAGTCTCTGCCCACGAATTTGAGCAGGAAAAGCATTTTGAAGGCTGCATGCCTGTGGAGGCTTTGGCCGAGCGCGGCCCCCGCACCCTGACCTTCGGCCCCCTCAAACCTGTAGGATTTGTGGACCCGCGTACAGGGCGCAGACCCTGGGCCATTCTGCAACTGCGGGCAGAAAAGGCCAACAGCGAAACCTGCAACCTTGTGGGCTGCCAGACCAAACTGACCCAGGGCGAGCAGGTGCGCGTGTTCCGGCTGGTGCCGGGCATGGAAAATGCGGAGTTTGCGCGCTTTGGCAGCATGCACCGCAATACCTATGTGAACGCGCCTGATGTGCTGGCCCCGGATTTGTCGCTGCGGGCGCGGCCCGGCGTGTACTTGGCCGGGCAGATCACAGGGGTGGAGGGCTATGTGGAATCAGCCGCCAGCGGCCTGTGGCTGGCCCTGCTGCTCAATGCCCGCGCACGTGGTCTGGAACTGCCGCATCCGCCGGTGGAAAGCGCCCTCGGCGGGCTGCTCAATCATCTGCGCACGCCGGTAAAGCATTTTCAGCCCTCCAACGCGCACTTCGGCCTTGTGCCGGAACTGGGCGAAAGGGCGCGCAAAAAAGATCGCAAAGCCCTGTATTCCACCCGCGCGCAGGAAACATTCGGCGAATGGATTGCGGCGCAGCGCGAGGCAGGCGCTATTTAA
- a CDS encoding inorganic phosphate transporter: protein MFDIPVLLALIVLVALVFDFTNGAHDCANAIATVVSTKVVTPRFAVGAAALLNLGGALLGTEVAKTLGSGIVLPQVVEGSHVLVLAALVGAITWNCITWYFGIPSSSSHALIGGLIGAAVADAGFSALNAKGIWDKVLVPLVASPLAGYAMGFCCMWIIYWICGNIHRRKVNASFRRLQLLSAALMATSHGLNDAQKTMGIVTLALMIFGKIDTVEVPLWVKLSCAGAMALGTAVGGWKIVKTMGHRIFKLEPVHGFAAESSAALVITGASLMGAPVSTTHTISACIFGVGSSKRLSAVRWNVAANLVTAWVLTLPAAAGVGFVSYWLLHFIWN, encoded by the coding sequence ATGTTTGATATCCCCGTGCTGCTGGCGCTCATTGTGCTGGTGGCCCTGGTGTTCGACTTCACCAATGGCGCGCACGACTGCGCCAACGCCATTGCCACAGTGGTTTCCACCAAGGTGGTGACGCCGCGTTTTGCGGTGGGCGCTGCGGCCCTGCTCAATCTGGGCGGGGCGCTGCTTGGTACTGAAGTGGCAAAAACACTGGGCAGCGGCATTGTTTTGCCGCAGGTGGTGGAGGGCAGCCATGTGCTCGTGCTGGCCGCCCTGGTGGGGGCCATCACCTGGAACTGCATAACCTGGTATTTCGGCATCCCTTCATCGTCGTCCCACGCCCTGATTGGCGGGCTTATCGGCGCTGCTGTGGCAGATGCGGGCTTCAGCGCACTGAACGCCAAGGGCATCTGGGACAAGGTGCTGGTGCCCCTTGTGGCCTCGCCCCTGGCTGGCTACGCAATGGGTTTTTGCTGCATGTGGATCATTTACTGGATATGCGGGAATATACACCGTCGTAAGGTCAATGCCTCGTTCCGGCGTCTGCAACTGCTGTCAGCCGCGCTTATGGCCACCAGCCACGGCCTCAACGATGCGCAGAAGACCATGGGCATCGTCACCCTGGCCCTGATGATTTTTGGCAAGATCGACACCGTGGAAGTGCCCCTGTGGGTCAAGCTTTCCTGCGCCGGGGCCATGGCCCTTGGCACCGCAGTAGGCGGCTGGAAGATTGTTAAAACCATGGGGCACCGTATTTTCAAGCTGGAGCCGGTGCACGGCTTTGCTGCGGAAAGCTCCGCCGCCCTGGTCATCACCGGTGCATCCCTCATGGGTGCCCCGGTCAGCACCACGCACACCATATCCGCCTGCATTTTTGGTGTGGGGTCTTCCAAAAGGCTTTCAGCAGTGCGCTGGAATGTGGCCGCAAATCTGGTGACCGCATGGGTGCTCACCTTGCCCGCTGCGGCAGGCGTGGGGTTTGTTTCCTACTGGCTGCTGCATTTTATCTGGAACTGA
- the infC gene encoding translation initiation factor IF-3, translating to MRFRRDMPQDGVRRNEMIRAREVRVIAADGEQLGILQRNDAIDRAKEAGMDLVEVASTSEPPVCRIMDYGKFKYEQQKKKQEAKKRQAVVQIKEIKVRPKTDDHDYETKVRHIRRFLEEGDRCKITVFFRGREIVHKDRGMAILERVVQDLADIAKVDQEARAEGRTLQMMLVPKKQS from the coding sequence ATGAGATTCCGTCGCGACATGCCGCAGGACGGCGTGCGTCGCAACGAGATGATCCGCGCCCGTGAAGTGCGCGTGATCGCCGCCGATGGCGAGCAGCTTGGAATTCTGCAACGCAACGATGCTATTGACCGGGCCAAAGAAGCCGGCATGGATCTTGTGGAAGTGGCTTCCACTTCTGAACCGCCCGTTTGTCGCATAATGGACTACGGCAAGTTCAAGTACGAACAGCAGAAAAAGAAGCAGGAAGCCAAAAAGCGGCAGGCCGTGGTGCAGATTAAGGAAATCAAGGTTCGTCCCAAAACCGATGACCATGATTACGAAACCAAGGTCCGCCACATTCGCCGTTTTCTTGAAGAGGGTGACCGCTGTAAGATTACGGTGTTTTTCAGGGGCCGCGAAATTGTGCATAAAGATCGCGGCATGGCCATTCTTGAACGGGTTGTGCAAGACCTTGCCGATATCGCCAAGGTTGATCAGGAAGCCCGCGCCGAAGGCCGCACCTTGCAGATGATGCTGGTGCCCAAAAAGCAGTCGTAG
- a CDS encoding aspartate aminotransferase family protein: MSQAFAAVKAGEESLLCRSYSRYPLAIVRGKGARLWDVDGKEYVDLLAGIAVTALGHCNDEICAALEAQSHKLWHVSNLFYQEEQLELARLLLSTSHHSKAFFCNSGAEANEACIKLARRYMRSVKKRDAYEIITLEGCFHGRTLGSLAATGRESLSNGFTPLPEGFKQVPANDLAAMEAAITPATAAVLVEVVQGEGGIVPLPADYLHGVEALCRKHDILFMCDEVQAGLCRTGKFWAFQTCGLTPDIISMAKSLANGLPMGAMLATDEVAQGFEAGSHATTFGGGALVSAVAAKTVEIMLRDKLADRASTLGEHMKAQLAALQQRVPGKIREVRGIGLMLGIELTVSGKDVWEELLRRGFICNLSHGITLRLLPPLNIEQADLDSFVTTLEDILKAF; the protein is encoded by the coding sequence ATGTCACAAGCCTTTGCCGCCGTGAAAGCCGGGGAAGAGAGCCTGCTCTGCCGTTCCTACAGCCGTTACCCGCTGGCTATCGTGCGAGGCAAGGGCGCGCGACTCTGGGATGTGGACGGCAAGGAATATGTCGATCTGCTGGCGGGCATTGCCGTAACGGCCCTTGGCCACTGCAATGATGAAATCTGCGCCGCCCTTGAGGCCCAGTCGCACAAGCTCTGGCACGTGAGCAACCTGTTTTATCAGGAAGAACAGCTTGAACTGGCGAGGCTGCTGCTCTCAACGAGCCACCACAGCAAGGCCTTTTTCTGCAACTCCGGTGCAGAAGCCAACGAGGCCTGCATAAAGCTGGCGCGCCGCTACATGCGCAGCGTGAAAAAGCGCGATGCCTACGAAATCATCACCCTTGAGGGCTGCTTTCATGGCCGCACGCTTGGGTCACTGGCCGCCACTGGGCGCGAAAGCCTGAGCAATGGTTTTACCCCCCTGCCCGAGGGCTTCAAGCAGGTCCCGGCCAACGACCTTGCAGCGATGGAAGCCGCCATCACCCCCGCCACCGCCGCTGTGCTGGTTGAAGTGGTGCAGGGCGAAGGCGGCATTGTGCCCCTGCCCGCAGACTATCTGCACGGTGTTGAGGCCCTGTGCCGCAAGCACGACATTCTCTTTATGTGTGATGAAGTGCAGGCGGGCCTGTGCCGTACCGGCAAGTTCTGGGCCTTCCAGACCTGCGGTCTCACGCCCGACATCATCAGCATGGCCAAATCGCTCGCCAACGGCCTGCCCATGGGCGCCATGCTGGCAACGGACGAAGTTGCGCAGGGCTTTGAGGCGGGCAGCCACGCCACCACCTTTGGCGGCGGCGCGCTTGTTTCCGCTGTGGCGGCCAAGACGGTTGAAATCATGCTGCGCGACAAGCTGGCAGACCGCGCCAGCACGTTGGGCGAACACATGAAGGCCCAGCTGGCCGCACTCCAACAGCGCGTTCCCGGCAAAATCCGCGAAGTGCGCGGCATTGGCCTCATGCTGGGCATTGAGCTGACCGTTTCAGGCAAGGATGTGTGGGAAGAACTGCTGCGCCGGGGCTTCATATGCAATCTGAGCCACGGCATCACCCTGCGCCTCCTGCCGCCCCTGAACATTGAGCAGGCGGATCTGGACAGCTTTGTGACCACGCTTGAAGACATTTTGAAGGCTTTTTAA
- a CDS encoding TraR/DksA family transcriptional regulator, which translates to MDVFDQATELERLDRESALLRARAAVDRGGPEWINGVACCRECGDPIPAKRLEALPGVGLCRACQEEREGSRD; encoded by the coding sequence ATGGACGTTTTTGATCAGGCTACCGAGCTGGAGCGCCTTGACCGCGAATCAGCCCTCTTGCGGGCCCGTGCCGCTGTAGATCGCGGCGGCCCGGAATGGATCAACGGCGTAGCCTGTTGCCGTGAATGCGGCGACCCCATCCCCGCCAAGCGCCTTGAAGCCCTACCCGGTGTTGGCCTGTGCCGCGCCTGCCAGGAAGAACGCGAAGGCAGCCGCGACTAG
- the dut gene encoding dUTP diphosphatase, with protein MAPVDIAFVRPGARELYAQGQDDFLAPATSQSAGMDLRACLDTPETVIPAGGRLKVSTGISVQPRAAGIAGFVYSRSGLGARDGITVAQGVGIIDPDYTGEILVFLLNTSGQERRIQNGERVAQLIFQPFVRPRWREVTELSATERGSGGFGHTGR; from the coding sequence ATGGCCCCCGTGGACATTGCGTTTGTGCGCCCCGGCGCGCGTGAACTCTATGCCCAGGGGCAGGACGATTTTCTTGCTCCTGCCACCAGCCAGTCGGCAGGCATGGATCTGCGCGCCTGCCTTGATACGCCCGAAACGGTTATTCCCGCCGGGGGCAGGCTCAAGGTAAGCACGGGCATCAGTGTGCAGCCCCGCGCGGCTGGCATTGCCGGTTTTGTTTACTCGCGCAGCGGCCTTGGCGCGCGCGATGGCATCACCGTCGCCCAGGGCGTCGGCATCATCGACCCGGACTATACCGGGGAAATTCTGGTGTTCCTTCTGAACACCTCCGGCCAGGAGCGCCGCATCCAGAACGGCGAGCGCGTGGCCCAGCTCATCTTTCAGCCCTTTGTGCGACCGCGATGGCGTGAAGTTACGGAACTGTCTGCCACAGAGCGCGGTTCCGGCGGTTTCGGTCACACCGGGCGCTGA
- a CDS encoding DUF47 domain-containing protein, producing the protein MFPALLPKSAPFFAMLNEQNDLLRRMSALLVNMLEDVSNMDHVHKEIAFLEEEADLLHSKIIRALSQTFITPIDREDILRINQEQEECMDCLHSLSTRLHIFEFASIRFPALQMARTISAMLELTYEMLAGLANRRDCHKTRAFRGLRSECDMVLAVGLAELMDEHQELTSKALMRVLKWSQAYERMNILLEQVNALAETIEEAVLKNV; encoded by the coding sequence ATGTTTCCTGCTCTACTGCCCAAATCCGCTCCGTTTTTTGCCATGCTCAACGAGCAGAATGATCTGCTGCGCCGCATGTCCGCCCTGCTGGTAAACATGCTGGAAGACGTTTCCAACATGGATCACGTGCACAAGGAAATCGCCTTTCTGGAAGAAGAGGCCGACCTGCTGCACAGCAAGATCATCCGGGCGCTTTCCCAGACGTTTATCACGCCCATTGACCGCGAAGATATCCTGCGCATCAATCAGGAACAGGAAGAGTGCATGGACTGCCTGCACAGCCTGAGTACGCGGCTGCATATTTTTGAATTTGCCTCAATCCGTTTTCCCGCCTTGCAGATGGCGCGCACCATCAGCGCCATGCTTGAGTTGACCTATGAGATGCTTGCTGGCCTCGCCAATCGGCGCGACTGCCACAAGACCCGTGCTTTTCGCGGCCTGCGCAGCGAATGCGATATGGTGCTGGCCGTGGGCCTGGCGGAACTGATGGACGAGCATCAGGAATTGACTAGCAAGGCGCTCATGCGGGTGCTCAAGTGGAGTCAGGCCTACGAGCGTATGAATATCCTGCTTGAGCAGGTCAATGCTCTGGCGGAAACCATTGAAGAAGCGGTGCTGAAAAATGTTTGA
- the rpmI gene encoding 50S ribosomal protein L35 translates to MPKIKTRRSAAKRFSQTGSGKFKRRRQNLRHILTKKAASRKMRLGQSTLVDQTNEKAVRRMLPNG, encoded by the coding sequence ATGCCCAAGATCAAAACCCGGCGTTCCGCCGCCAAGCGTTTTTCGCAGACCGGCAGCGGCAAGTTCAAGCGTCGCCGCCAGAACTTGCGCCACATCCTGACCAAGAAGGCCGCCAGCCGCAAAATGCGTTTGGGTCAGTCCACCCTGGTGGATCAGACCAATGAAAAGGCTGTGCGCCGGATGCTGCCCAACGGCTAA
- the thrS gene encoding threonine--tRNA ligase has translation MEVRVEGQMVEAGDSVASVLQKALSGKKFKAAVAARADNGALLDLSAPLPAGCAELTPVYADSPEGLQMIRHSTAHVMAAAVKRLFPTAKVTIGPSIDTGFYYDFDVEKPFSSEDFPAIEAEMQRIADAREPFTCKVLPKAEAVEVFRNMGEAYKVELIESIDADTVSLYTCGDFTDLCRGPHVPHTGFAKAAKLMSVAGAYWRGDEKNRMLSRIYGTAFADQKALDAYLKQLEEAKRRDHRKLGRDLKLFTFKEDVAPGMVFWLPRGMMVRTILEDFWRREHLKRGYEIVQGPQLLRVETWQKSGHYDHYRENMYFTQIEEDAYGVKPMNCISHMLIYGNELHSYRDLPQRYFELGVVHRHEKSGVLHGLLRVRQFTQDDAHILCAPEQLEGEILEVIHLIRDLMNLFGFQYKVAVSTRPESSIGTDEAWELATNALTKAVEKAGLPYEINEGDGAFYGPKIDVRLLDCIGREWQCSTIQVDFTLPERFDLTYVGQDGEKHRPVMVHRAIMGSLERFIGILVENFAGALPTWLAPEQARLLTVTEAGDEATLKMCEELKAMGIRATADTRNEKLGFKVREAQLAKVPYILVVGEKEVQAGGANVRLRNGDNMGLKSVAEIAALIRTDAEEPFKQGGMRYSFA, from the coding sequence ATGGAAGTCCGTGTGGAAGGGCAGATGGTGGAAGCCGGTGACTCCGTTGCTTCTGTCCTGCAAAAAGCCTTGAGCGGCAAAAAGTTCAAGGCGGCTGTGGCCGCGCGCGCCGATAATGGCGCTCTGCTGGATCTTTCCGCACCCCTGCCTGCCGGCTGCGCCGAGCTTACGCCCGTGTACGCCGACTCGCCCGAGGGGCTGCAGATGATCCGCCATTCCACCGCCCACGTCATGGCGGCGGCGGTCAAGCGTCTCTTCCCCACTGCCAAGGTCACTATTGGCCCCTCCATCGACACCGGATTTTACTACGACTTTGACGTGGAAAAGCCCTTTTCCAGCGAAGATTTCCCCGCTATCGAAGCGGAAATGCAGCGTATTGCCGATGCGCGCGAACCCTTCACCTGCAAGGTGTTGCCCAAGGCGGAAGCTGTTGAAGTATTCCGCAATATGGGCGAAGCCTACAAGGTTGAGCTGATTGAAAGCATCGATGCCGACACTGTGTCGCTCTATACCTGCGGTGATTTTACGGATCTGTGCCGTGGCCCCCACGTGCCGCACACGGGTTTTGCCAAAGCGGCAAAACTCATGAGCGTGGCCGGGGCCTATTGGCGCGGTGATGAAAAGAACCGCATGCTTTCGCGCATTTACGGTACTGCCTTTGCCGACCAGAAGGCTTTGGACGCCTACCTGAAGCAGCTTGAAGAAGCCAAGCGCCGCGACCACCGCAAGCTTGGGCGCGATCTGAAACTCTTCACCTTCAAGGAAGATGTGGCCCCCGGCATGGTCTTCTGGTTGCCCAGAGGCATGATGGTGCGTACCATTCTTGAAGACTTCTGGCGGCGCGAGCATCTCAAGCGCGGGTACGAAATCGTGCAGGGGCCGCAGTTGCTGCGCGTGGAAACGTGGCAGAAATCCGGCCACTACGACCACTACCGTGAGAATATGTATTTTACGCAGATCGAGGAAGACGCCTACGGCGTCAAGCCCATGAACTGCATCTCGCATATGCTCATTTACGGCAACGAGTTGCACAGCTACCGCGATCTGCCCCAGCGCTATTTTGAACTGGGCGTGGTGCACCGCCACGAAAAGAGCGGCGTGCTGCACGGGCTGTTGCGCGTGCGCCAGTTCACGCAGGACGATGCGCATATCCTGTGCGCGCCCGAGCAGCTTGAGGGCGAAATTCTTGAGGTCATCCATCTTATCCGCGACCTCATGAATCTCTTCGGCTTCCAGTACAAGGTTGCCGTTTCCACCCGGCCCGAGAGCAGCATCGGCACCGATGAAGCGTGGGAGCTTGCCACCAACGCGCTCACCAAGGCTGTGGAAAAGGCCGGACTGCCCTACGAGATCAATGAGGGCGACGGCGCGTTTTACGGCCCCAAAATTGACGTGCGACTGCTTGACTGCATTGGCCGTGAATGGCAATGCTCAACGATACAGGTTGATTTTACCCTGCCGGAGCGTTTTGACCTCACCTATGTGGGGCAGGACGGCGAAAAGCACCGCCCGGTCATGGTGCACCGGGCTATCATGGGGTCGCTTGAGCGGTTCATCGGCATTCTCGTTGAGAACTTTGCCGGTGCACTGCCCACATGGCTTGCGCCCGAGCAGGCCCGTCTGCTTACCGTGACGGAAGCGGGCGATGAAGCCACCCTCAAAATGTGCGAAGAACTCAAGGCGATGGGCATTCGCGCCACCGCCGATACCCGCAACGAGAAACTGGGCTTCAAGGTGCGCGAGGCGCAACTGGCCAAGGTTCCGTATATTCTGGTGGTGGGGGAAAAAGAAGTGCAGGCGGGCGGCGCCAATGTGCGCCTGCGCAATGGGGACAATATGGGGCTCAAATCCGTAGCGGAAATCGCCGCGCTGATCCGGACGGATGCCGAAGAGCCTTTCAAACAAGGAGGGATGCGCTATAGCTTCGCCTAA
- a CDS encoding CD3324 family protein has translation MGYKKATKVLPQHLLRAIQEYVDGEYLYIPRKEENRKHWGETAPNRAFRAARNTEMAARRKAGWSVAQLAERYFLSEKAVYKILAALN, from the coding sequence ATGGGCTATAAAAAAGCGACTAAAGTTCTGCCGCAACACCTGTTGCGGGCCATACAGGAATATGTTGACGGGGAATACCTGTACATTCCCCGCAAGGAAGAAAACAGAAAACACTGGGGAGAAACCGCCCCCAACCGTGCCTTCCGTGCTGCCAGAAACACCGAGATGGCTGCGCGGCGCAAGGCGGGCTGGTCTGTTGCGCAACTGGCGGAACGGTATTTTCTTTCCGAAAAAGCGGTTTACAAAATTCTTGCGGCCTTGAACTGA
- a CDS encoding pseudouridine synthase: MSNETPPVSCIEAQQATAKQFEASGADMIGQRLDYALTLLLPQMGLRGRKRSIESGQVLVNGRSCKAAQRLRKGDVVSLADAPTDDQQTQNAVVDAADTDACPADANFEALPRLLERQGEFCFFYKPVGLHTAALTGGNMPSLESMLPQLLAGQGCTEAGPQDGADMSAEAVPPQLMQRLDHGTSGIVCAALSPQAAKTFRLAEAAGRCEKRYVALLAGRLEEDFTVTFALRTDKRSKSRVLDRDAGCTRWTNFTPLHYFEGDDLPQLALTMDPQFHRAGLTLAGCRIRRGARHQIRAHAAAVGHPLWNDPLYADKDPKAEAQASHGTFYLHHGCLLLPGTNCVMPPPWSFLPEAVARQVLEWLTSVD; encoded by the coding sequence GTGAGCAATGAAACTCCCCCCGTATCTTGCATCGAGGCGCAGCAAGCGACTGCAAAACAGTTTGAAGCCTCCGGTGCCGACATGATCGGCCAGAGGCTGGACTATGCCCTGACCTTGCTGCTGCCGCAGATGGGCCTGCGGGGGCGCAAGCGCAGCATTGAAAGTGGGCAGGTGCTCGTCAATGGGCGCTCCTGCAAGGCAGCGCAACGTTTGCGTAAAGGCGATGTAGTTTCGCTGGCGGATGCGCCGACCGATGACCAGCAGACCCAGAACGCCGTTGTTGACGCGGCCGATACTGACGCATGCCCCGCAGATGCGAATTTTGAAGCTTTGCCCAGGCTTTTGGAGCGGCAGGGCGAGTTCTGCTTTTTTTACAAGCCCGTGGGTTTGCACACTGCCGCATTAACAGGCGGCAACATGCCTAGCCTGGAGAGCATGCTGCCGCAGTTGCTGGCAGGGCAGGGCTGCACTGAGGCTGGCCCTCAAGATGGTGCGGATATGAGTGCGGAGGCTGTGCCCCCTCAGTTGATGCAGCGCCTTGATCACGGCACTTCTGGCATTGTGTGCGCGGCGCTTTCCCCGCAGGCGGCCAAGACTTTCCGATTGGCCGAGGCGGCTGGACGCTGTGAAAAGCGTTATGTTGCGCTTTTGGCCGGGCGGCTGGAAGAAGATTTTACCGTGACTTTTGCCCTGCGCACGGACAAGCGCAGCAAAAGCCGTGTGCTTGATCGCGATGCCGGCTGCACACGCTGGACGAATTTTACGCCCCTGCATTATTTTGAAGGGGACGACCTGCCGCAACTCGCCCTCACAATGGATCCACAGTTCCACCGTGCCGGGCTGACCCTGGCCGGGTGCCGCATCCGGCGTGGCGCGCGCCACCAAATCCGTGCGCATGCCGCCGCTGTGGGGCACCCCCTGTGGAACGACCCCCTCTACGCAGACAAAGATCCCAAAGCTGAAGCTCAAGCATCCCACGGCACGTTCTATCTGCACCACGGCTGCCTGCTGCTGCCGGGGACAAACTGCGTCATGCCGCCCCCCTGGTCTTTTTTGCCGGAAGCTGTTGCCCGGCAAGTTTTGGAATGGCTGACATCTGTCGACTGA